One genomic region from Xyrauchen texanus isolate HMW12.3.18 chromosome 16, RBS_HiC_50CHRs, whole genome shotgun sequence encodes:
- the lgals3b gene encoding galectin-3b, whose product MDLSDALSDFPQPGQPANPTWPGQPANPTWPGQPANPTWPGQPTQPAWPGQPFQPPQPTWPGQPGQPAAAGWPGPAPQTGPSGAPEQVQKPLIVPFDLHLQNGVYNKMLITINGEVKQNAKQFTIDLNKGKDIALHLSTRFNEDGKKVILRNSLIGNKWGKEERESPFFPFVPGNPFEMKILCTTTEFKVAVGKSHLLEYKHRIRELNQIKSLGIYNDVTLKSVNVETLQ is encoded by the exons ATGGAT CTTTCAGATGCCCTTAGTGATTTTCCACAGCCCGGCCAGCCAGCCAACCCCACCTGGCCTGGGCAGCCTGCTAACCCAACCTGGCCTGGGCAGCCTGCTAACCCAACCTGGCCTGGTCAGCCAACCCAACCTGCCTGGCCAGGACAGCCATTTCAACCACCTCAGCCAACCTGGCCTGGTCAGCCTGGACAGCCCGCAGCTGCGGGGTGGCCTGGACCGGCTCCACAAACCGGCCCTAGTGGTGCTCCTGAGCAAGTTCAAAAACCATTA ATTGTGCCATTTGACCTCCATCTACAAAATGGAGTATATAACAAGATGCTTATCACCATCAATGGAGAGGTCAAGCAAAATGCTAAACA ATTCACTATTGATCTAAATAAAGGAAAAGACATTGCACTTCATTTAAGTACCCGCTTCAATGAAGACGGAAAGAAAGTGATTTTGAGAAACAGTCTGATTGGAAACAAGTGGggcaaagaagagagagagagcccttTCTTCCCTTTTGTCCCAGGAAATCCTTTTGAG atgAAGATTTTGTGCACTACCACTGAATTCAAAGTGGCAGTGGGCAAGTCTCACCTCCTGGAGTACAAACATCGGATCCGTGAGCTCAACCAAATCAAAAGTCTTGGTATCTACAATGATGTCACCCTCAAATCTGTCAATGTGGAGACACTGCAATAA